The sequence ACCACCTTGTACATCGGCATCGGTTCTCCGCCCACGTCAGTGCGCTTGGCCAGGATCTCGCGCCTCAGGTCCTCCGCCCTGCTACCTTCGAAGATGGTGTGGGCGCAGCCGATGGTGTTGAGGGCGTGCGAATCGCTGCCTGCCACCTTTGCCCATCTGCCGGAGCGACAATGGTCGGCCGCCTTCTTGTTGGCATAGCCGTCCACATGGCCTGCATTGAGGATCTCCAACGCATCCAGGTCCAATTGGTCAACCTTCAAACCCAGGGCGGGCACGTGCATGCTGAAGGGGTGCGGAGCGATCGACAAACCTCCTTGGCTCCGGATGCGTTGGATGGTCTCTGCGGCGGACAAACCCCTGGGCACGTCCTCGTTCAGGAACAGGCCGATGATCTCGCCGTCCGAGGAGCTGACCTCTTCCCCAATTACCACTTCCGTCCCTGGGAAGTCCTTGGCCGTCTCGCTTGCCTTGAGACCGCCGTGGATGGTGTTGTGATCGGTGATGCAGACCACCTGCAGGCCAGCGCTGTTCGCCTGCTTGACCACGTCCCTAGGCTCGTTCACCGACTCCGGGAATCTCAAGAAACCGAGGCGGGCAAGTCCAGAATATTTGGTATGCACGTGCAGATCGGCCCGGCTTGGCATCTGGGTGAGGAAAAGG comes from Methanomassiliicoccales archaeon and encodes:
- a CDS encoding PHP domain-containing protein; the protein is MPSRADLHVHTKYSGLARLGFLRFPESVNEPRDVVKQANSAGLQVVCITDHNTIHGGLKASETAKDFPGTEVVIGEEVSSSDGEIIGLFLNEDVPRGLSAAETIQRIRSQGGLSIAPHPFSMHVPALGLKVDQLDLDALEILNAGHVDGYANKKAADHCRSGRWAKVAGSDSHALNTIGCAHTIFEGSRAEDLRREILAKRTDVGGEPMPMYKVVAWSMGVTLASDRLILRSFFGGLDDSDSFNPTLNKVKEIGTGKKLLALMGSLIYFTPPVPFLVGMIGQRHVRIMNSVPVHEENGSRGLL